From Rhea pennata isolate bPtePen1 chromosome 26, bPtePen1.pri, whole genome shotgun sequence, the proteins below share one genomic window:
- the DDX42 gene encoding ATP-dependent RNA helicase DDX42 isoform X3 produces MAENPTAGVVQEEEEDNLEYDSDGNPIAPSKKIIDPLPPIDHSEIEYPPFEKNFYDEHEEITSLTPQQVVELRHKLNLRVSGAAPPRPGSSFAHFGFDEQLMHQIRKSEYTQPTPIQCQGVPVALSGRDMIGIAKTGSGKTAAFIWPMLIHIMDQKELEPGDGPIAVIVCPTRELCQQIHSECKRFGKAYNLRSVAVYGGGSMWEQAKALQEGAEIVVCTPGRLIDHVKKKATNLQRVTYLVFDEADRMFDMGFEYQVRSIASHVRPDRQTLLFSATFRKKIEKLARDILIDPIRVVQGDIGEANEDVTQIVEIFPSGPSKWSWLTRRLVEFTSSGSVLLFVTKKANAEELANNLKQEDHNLGLLHGDMDQSERNKVISEFKKKGIPILVATDVAARGLDIPSIKTVINYDVARDIDTHTHRIGRTGRAGEKGVAYTLLTPKDSNFAGDLVRNLEGANQHVSKELLDLAMQNPWFRKSRFKGGKGKKLNIGGGGLGYRERPGLGSESSDRGNNSSVMSNYEAYKPSTGAMGDRLTAMKAAFQSQYKSHFVAASLNNQKTGSSAAVASGWTSAGSLNSVPTSSAQQNAVDPDSPIAAAAAAKGVPGFTSTGNLSSVPTFPSVGIQGFNSTNAGTNSREGIGCSSTGIAGVGGGGGSGGVGGGGGGGVGGGSGSNVGGGGVGGSSGGVRERYNDNRNNRHNDAQRRGEGGGRYNDVQRHGEGGGRHTDGYRHGDNRHGDSHRHSENRHPPDGSSGNRNNGDSRNSSEGRNNENRNGENKKDGNSRDNKTDGFAVPEPPKRKKSRWDS; encoded by the exons ATGGCTGAAAACCCCACTGCTGGTGTGGtacaagaagaggaagaggataaCCTTGAGTATGACAGCGATGGGAATCCAATTGCACCGTCCAAAAAAATCATTGATCCTCTTCCACCTATCGACCATTCGGAG ATTGAATACCCACCATTTGAGAAAAATTTCTATGATGAGCATGAAGAGATCACCAGTCTCACCCCACAGCAAGTGGTAGAGTTACGTCATAAGCTAAATCTCCGG GTCTCTGGTGCTGCTCCTCCAAGACCTGGCAGTAGTTTTGCTCATTTTGGGTTTGATGAGCAACTTATGCATCAAATTAGGAAATCTGAGTATACCCAGCCCACTCCTATACAATGTCAG GGTGTTCCAGTTGCACTGAGTGGCAGAGATATGATTGGAATAGCTAAGACTGGAAGTGGAAAAACAGCAGCCTTCATCTGGCCAATGTTGATTCACATCATGGATCAAAAGGAGCTTGAACCAGGGGATGGTCCGATTGCTGTGATCGTGTGCCCGACCAGAGAGCTTTGCCAACAG ATCCATTCTGAATGTAAGCGCTTTGGTAAAGCATATAATCTGCGCTCTGTAGCTGTGTATGGAGGAGGAAGCATGTGGGAGCAAGCGAAAGCCCTCCAGGAGGGGGCAGAGATAGTTGTCTGCACACCA ggtCGTTTGATTGATCatgtgaaaaagaaagctaCAAACCTTCAGAGAGTCACTTACCTTGTGTTTGACGAAGCAGACAGAATGTTTGATATGGGTTTTG aATATCAGGTCAGGTCAATTGCAAGCCATGTACGTCCTGACAGACAGA cCCTCTTGTTCAGTGCCACTTTTCGTAAGAAGATTGAGAAATTGGCCCGCGATATTCTCATCGACCCAATTCGAGTTGTCCAGGGAGATATTGGAGAG GCAAATGAAGATGTTACTCAAATTGTGGAGATTTTCCCCTCTGGCCCTAGCAAATGGAGCTGGCTGACTCGACGCCTCGTGGAGTTCACGTCATCTGGGAGCGTTCTCCTATTTGTCACCAAGAAGGCaaatgcagaagagctggccaaTAACCTCAAGCAGGAGGATCATAATCTAGGGCTGCTTCATGGTGACATGGATCAGAGTGAGAGGAATAAAGTCATCtcagaatttaagaaaaagggAATCCCAATACTGGTAGCAACTGATGTGGCAG CTCGTGGGTTGGACATTCCCTCCATTAAGACTGTGATCAATTACGATGTGGCACGGGACATTGATACGCACACCCACAGAATTGGTCGTACTGGCAgagcaggcgagaagggagtAGCCTACACTCTGCTGACTCCTAAAGATAGTAACTTTGCTGGTGATCTTGTCAGAAATTTGGAAGGAGCTAATCAACATGTTTCCAAAGAGCTGTTGGATCTTGCAATGCAG aACCCATGGTTCCGGAAATCCCGcttcaaaggaggaaaaggcaagaaGCTGAATATTGGGGGTGGTGGCTTAGGATACCGTGAACGTCCCGGTCTGGGATCAGAAAGTTCT GACCGTGGAAACAACAGCAGTGTGATGAGTAACTATGAGGCATACAAGCCATCCACTGGGGCAATGGGAGACAGACTTACAGCaatgaaagcagcttttcag TCCCAGTATAAAAGCCACTTTGTTGCTGCAAGCCTTAACAATCAAAAGACTGGtagctctgctgctgttgctagTGGCTGGACCAGCGCCGGGAGCTTAAATTCCGTACCGACGAGTTCAGCACAGCAAAATGCTGTAGATCCTGACAGCCCCATTGCAGCCgctgcagcagcaaaaggtGTTCCAGGTTTCACCAGCACTGGGAATCTGAGTAGCGTTCCCACCTTTCCAAGCGTTGGAATACAGGGCTTCAACAGCACAaatgctggcaccaacagtcgAGAAGGCATcggctgcagcagcactggcatTGCCGGTGTTGGAGGCGGTGGTGGCAGCGGTGGTGTtggaggcggcggcggtggtggtgTTGGAGGCGGTAGTGGCAGCAACGTTGGTGGTGGCGGTGTTGGTGGCAGCAGCGGTGGTGTCAGAGAACGATACAACGACAACCGGAATAATCGCCACAACGATGCTCAGCGCCGTGGAGAGGGTGGTGGGCGCTACAATGATGTTCAGCGCCACGGAGAGGGAGGTGGTCGCCATACTGATGGTTACCGCCATGGAGACAACCGACACGGGGACAGCCATCGCCACAGTGAAAACCGGCACCCCCCTGATGGAAGCAGTGGCAATCGCAATAATGGTGATAGCAGGAATAGCAGTGAAGGTAGGAACAACGAGAACAGGAATGGTGAGAACAAGAAGGATGGCAACAGCCGAGACAACAAGACAGATGGTTTTGCTGTCCCTGAGCCTCCAAAACGCAAGAAGAGCCGATGGGACAGTTAA